From the genome of Ictalurus furcatus strain D&B chromosome 4, Billie_1.0, whole genome shotgun sequence, one region includes:
- the LOC128606469 gene encoding immunoglobulin superfamily member 1-like, with the protein MDVCHITIYIYLMITTSVSPSEGDSLEIFPAQIFGPSTAKVGENVALTCLISNIQSSNTDIHMYLCKNGVGERLEILGNKTERTFTLRNISLRDSGTYSCVYSFKRYLTKNVKGSGMNSIHVQVTGNALEIFPAQIFGPSTAKVGENVALTCSISNIQSSNTKGYMYLCKNGVGERLELLGNKNEHTFTLRNISLLDSGTYSCVYSFIRYLTKNVTGSGMNSIHVQVTGDALEIFPAQIVGPSTAKVGENVALTCSISNIQSSNTDVHVYLVKNGVGERLEIFGNKNEHTFTLRNISLRDSGTYSCVYSFIRYHPKNVTGSGINSINVQVTACVLPDPLLERNILRLVFSVGVIIFACFIVIFDFKTRSRSSSKLTSSVKAKNRNNS; encoded by the exons ATGGACGTGTGTCACATCACAATCT acatttatttaatgatcaCAACATCTGTATCTCCATCAGAAG GTGATTCTTTGGAGATTTTTCCAGCGCAAATTTTTGGACCTTCCACAGCAAAAGTTGGGGAAAATGTAGCATTAACGTGTCTCATCTCTAACATTCAGAGCTCAAATACAGATATTcacatgtatttgtgtaaaaatgGTGTTGGAGAGAGATTAGAAATACTTGGAAATAAAACTGAGCGCACCTTCACTTTGAGGAATATTTCATTACGGGACTCTGGTACCTACAGTTGCGTGTACTCATTTAAAAGATATCTTACAAAGAATGTCAAAGGATCAGGAATGAACTCAATCCATGTCCAAGTCACTG GCAATGCATTGGAGATTTTTCCAGCGCAAATTTTTGGACCCTCCACAGCAAAAGTTGGGGAAAATGTAGCATTAACGTGCAGCATCTCTAACATTCAGAGCTCAAATACAAAAGGTTacatgtatttgtgtaaaaatgGTGTAGGAGAGAGATTAGAACTACttggaaataaaaatgagcaCACCTTCACTTTGAGGAATATTTCATTACTGGACTCTGGTACCTACAGTTGCGTGTACTCATTTATAAGATATCTTACAAAGAATGTCACAGGATCAGGAATGAACTCAATCCATGTCCAAGTCACTG GTGATGCGTTGGAGATTTTTCCAGCACAAATAGTTGGACCCTCCACAGCAAAGGTTGGTGAAAATGTAGCATTAACGTGCAGCATCTCTAACATTCAGAGCTCAAATACAGATGTTCACGTGTATTTGGTTAAAAATGGTGTTGGAGAGAGATTAGAAATatttggaaataaaaatgagcaCACCTTCACTTTGAGGAATATTTCATTACGGGACTCTGGGACCTACAGTTGCGTGTACTCATTTATAAGATATCATCCAAAAAACGTCACAGGATCCGGAATTAACTCAATCAACGTCCAAGTCACTG CTTGTGTTCTTCCAGATCCACTGTTGGAGAGAAATATTTTACGATTGGTATTCTCGGTCGGAGTGATCATTTTTGCATGTTTCATCGTGATTTTCGACTTCAAGACAAGGTCACGTTCTTCCAGCAAGTTAACCAGCTCAGTCAAAGCCAAGAATAGAAATAACTCATAA
- the LOC128606468 gene encoding immunoglobulin superfamily member 1-like, with product MYLCKNGVGERLEILGNKTERTFTLRNISLRDSGTYSCVYSFTKYLPKNVTGSGNNSIHVRVTGDSMKIFPAQIFGPSAAKVGENVALKCLISNIQSSNTDIHMYLCKNGVGERLKLLGNKTERTFTLRNISLLDSGTYSCVYSFTKYLTKNVTGSGMNSIHVRVTGDALEIFPAQIFGPSTAKVGENVALTCSISNIQSSNTDIHMYLCKNGVGERSEILGKKTERTFTLRNISLLDSGTYSCVYSFTKYLTKNVTGSGNNSIHVRVTGDSMKIFPAQIFGLSAAKVGENVALKCLISNIQSSNTDIHMYLCKNGVGERLELLGNKDDHTFTLKNISLLDSGTYSCVYSFTKYLTKNVTGSGMNSIRVRVTGDSLEIFPAQMFGPSTAKVGENLELKCLISNIQSSNTEVYMYLCKNGVGERLELLGIKDEHTFTLRNISLRDSGTYSCVYSFIRYLTKNVKGSGMNSIRVRVTDLSHEVMVTETYDPLLERNILRLVFSVGVIIFACFIVIFDFKTRSRSSRKFTGSDKAKDRNNS from the exons atgtatttgtgtaaaaatgGAGTTGGAGAGAGATTAGAAATACTTGGAAATAAAACTGAGCGCACCTTCACTTTGAGGAATATTTCATTACGGGACTCTGGTACCTACAGTTGCGTGTACTCATTTACAAAATATCTTCCAAAGAATGTCACAGGATCAGGAAATAATTCCATCCATGTCCGAGTCACAG GTGATTCTATGAAGATTTTTCCAGCACAAATTTTTGGACCCTCCGCAGCAAAAGTTGGTGAAAATGTAGCATTAAAGTGTCTCATCTCTAACATTCAGAGCTCAAATACAGATATTcacatgtatttgtgtaaaaatgGAGTCGGAGAGAGATTAAAACTACTTGGAAATAAAACTGAGCGCACCTTCACTTTGAGGAATATTTCATTACTGGACTCTGGTACCTACAGTTGTGTGTACTCATTTACAAAATATCTTACAAAGAATGTCACAGGATCAGGAATGAACTCAATCCATGTCCGAGTCACAG GTGATGCTTTGGAGATTTTTCCAGCACAAATTTTTGGACCTTCCACAGCAAAAGTTGGTGAAAATGTAGCATTAACGTGCAGCATCTCTAACATTCAGAGCTCAAATACAGATATTcacatgtatttgtgtaaaaatgGAGTTGGAGAGAGATCAGAAATACTTGGAAAAAAAACTGAGCGCACCTTCACTTTGAGGAATATTTCATTACTGGACTCTGGTACCTACAGTTGCGTGTACTCATTTACAAAATATCTTACAAAGAATGTCACAGGATCAGGAAATAATTCCATCCATGTCCGAGTCACAG GTGATTCTATGAAGATTTTTCCAGCACAAATTTTTGGACTCTCCGCAGCAAAAGTTGGTGAAAATGTAGCATTAAAGTGTCTCATCTCTAACATTCAGAGCTCAAATACAGATATTcacatgtatttgtgtaaaaatgGTGTTGGAGAGAGATTAGAACTACTTGGAAATAAAGATGACCACACCTTCACTTTAAAGAACATTTCATTACTGGACTCTGGTACCTACAGTTGCGTGTACTCATTTACAAAATATCTTACAAAGAATGTCACAGGATCAGGAATGAACTCAATCCGTGTTCGAGTCACTG GTGATTCTTTGGAGATTTTTCCAGCACAAATGTTTGGACCCTCCACAGCAAAAGTTGGTGAAAATTTAGAGTTAAAGTGTCTCATCTCTAACATTCAGAGCTCAAATACAGAAGTGTacatgtatttgtgtaaaaatgGTGTTGGAGAGAGATTAGAACTACTTGGAATTAAAGATGAGCACACCTTCACTTTGAGGAATATTTCATTACGGGACTCTGGTACCTACAGTTGCGTGTACTCATTTATAAGATATCTTACAAAGAATGTCAAAGGATCAGGAATGAACTCAATCCGTGTCCGAGTCACTG aTCTAAGCCATGAAGTTATGGTCACTGAAACATATG ATCCACTGTTGGAGAGAAATATTTTACGATTAGTATTCTCGGTCGGAGTGATCATTTTTGCATGTTTCATCGTGATTTTCGACTTCAAGACAAGGTCACGTTCTTCCAGAAAGTTCACCGGCTCAGACAAAGCCAAGGATAGAAATAACTCATAA
- the LOC128606470 gene encoding uncharacterized protein LOC128606470, whose product MDTCHTTIYIYLMIAASVSPSEGDALEIFPAQIFGQSTAKVGENLELKCLISNIQSSNTDIHMYLCKNGVGERLELLGNKDEHTFTLRNISLRDSGTYSCVYSFKRYLAKNVTGSGMNSIHVQVTGDALEIIPAQIFGPSTAKVGENVALTCSISNIQSSNTKGYMYLCKNGVGKRLALLGNKNEHTFTLRNISLLDSGTYSCVYSFIRYLTKNVTGSGMNSIHVQVTGDEKSTVPTDSVKNAVVSLATLLLVGVVFIEMYRYRRIIHDKLCQNQGQSSEPANRNNSQDLGQVNQTVNRNEFYSDMGEYATIPEVGGNITPLAAHDSASLAAVYSLAAPSEIYSLVQQHENKPALQRETGQPEAAAVYAQVVKKKRK is encoded by the exons GTGATGCTTTGGAGATTTTTCCAGCACAAATTTTTGGACAGTCCACAGCAAAAGTTGGTGAAAATTTAGAGTTAAAGTGTCTCATCTCTAACATTCAGAGCTCAAATACAGATATTcacatgtatttgtgtaaaaatgGTGTAGGAGAGAGATTAGAACTACTTGGAAATAAAGATGAGCACACCTTCACTTTGAGGAATATTTCATTACGGGACTCTGGTACCTACAGTTGCGTGTACTCATTTAAAAGATATCTTGCAAAGAATGTCACAGGATCAGGAATGAACTCAATCCATGTCCAAGTCACTG GTGATGCGTTGGAGATTATTCCAGCGCAAATTTTTGGACCCTCCACAGCAAAAGTTGGGGAAAATGTAGCATTAACGTGCAGCATCTCTAACATTCAGAGCTCAAATACAAAAGGTTacatgtatttgtgtaaaaatgGTGTTGGAAAGAGATTAGCACTACttggaaataaaaatgagcaCACCTTCACTTTGAGGAATATTTCATTACTGGACTCTGGTACCTACAGTTGCGTGTACTCATTTATAAGATATCTTACAAAGAATGTCACAGGATCAGGAATGAACTCAATCCATGTCCAAGTCACTG GAGACGAAAAGTCAACAGTGCCAACAGATTCTGTGAAAAATGCTGTGGTTTCTCTTGCCACTCTTCTCCTGGTTGGGGTCGTCTTTATCGAAATGTATCGCTACAGAAGAATAATACATGACA AGTTGTGTCAAAACCAAGGACAGAG CAGTGAACCTGCAAATAGGAATAATAGTCAAG ATTTAGGGCAAGTAAACCAGACAGTGAACAG GAATGAATTTTACAGTGACATGGGGGAATACGCCACAATTCCTGAAGTTGGAG GGAACATTACACCACTCGCTGCTCA TGATTCTGCGAGTCTTGCTGCAGTCTACAGTCTTGCTGCACCCTCTGAGATATACAGTTTAGTGCAGCAGCACG AAAATAAACCAGCGCTGCAAAGAGAGACTGGACAACCTGAAGCAGCAGCAGTCTATGCACAAGTagtgaagaaaaagaggaaataa